A single genomic interval of Carassius carassius chromosome 24, fCarCar2.1, whole genome shotgun sequence harbors:
- the LOC132103002 gene encoding apolipoprotein A-IV-like, producing MKLYLVLAFVTFTGCKANLFYADEPKPQLEQLTDVFWSYVAQATRTAEDTLKMIRESQLGQEVNTRLTQSADMASEYAVTLKKQMDPLAEELMTKITKEAEVLRERLGQDLMSARDKLEPYADNLKSQIQQRVEELRTAMAPYADSLDSETLKATLLQKSEEMRGNLEQSVKEMQAQMEPYTAEIKERVDQHLQDFQKTVTPLTEDLQTQIREKAQMVQQSLTPYAEDLKEKLDPYAQDLKAQLTSLYESFIKRN from the exons ATGAAATTGTATCTAGTTCTTGCCTTTGTGACATTCACAG GTTGCAAAGCCAACCTGTTTTATGCTGATGAGCCTAAGCCACAGCTGGAGCAGCTGACTGATGTATTCTGGAGTTATGTTGCCCAGGCCACCCGCACCGCAGAGGACACGCTGAAAATGATCAGAGAGTCTCAACTTGGTCAGGAAGTCAA TACTAGGCTGACCCAGAGTGCTGATATGGCCAGCGAATATGCCGTCACCCTCAAAAAACAGATGGATCCTCTGGCTGAAGAGCTGATGACCAAAATCACCAAGGAGGCTGAAGTGTTGAGGGAGCGTCTGGGCCAGGACTTGATGAGTGCAAGAGACAAACTGGAGCCCTATGCTGACAACCTCAAGAGCCAGATCCAGCAGAGAGTGGAGGAGCTCAGGACGGCCATGGCTCCATATGCTGACTCCCTGGATTCTGAGACCCTGAAGGCCACTCTGCTCCAGAAGAGTGAGGAGATGAGAGGAAACCTGGAGCAGAGCGTGAAGGAGATGCAGGCTCAGATGGAGCCCTACACTGCTGAGATCAAGGAGAGGGTGGACCAGCATCTGCAGGACTTTCAGAAGACCGTGACCCCCCTGACTGAGGATCTCCAGACCCAGATCAGAGAGAAAGCCCAGATGGTCCAGCAGAGTCTCACACCCTATGCTGAAGACCTGAAAGAAAAGCTGGACCCCTACGCACAGGACCTGAAGGCCCAGCTCACCTCCCTGTATGAGTCCTTCATCAAGAGAAATTAG
- the LOC132103001 gene encoding apolipoprotein A-I-like, which produces MKVLVVLALAVVTGCQANLFYADEPKPQLEQLTDAFWSYVAKATQTAEETIKMIRSSQLGEEVNTRLTQSADMASEYAVTLKKQMDPLAEELMTKITKEAEVLRERLDQDLMSARDKLEPYADNLKSQIQQRVEELRTAMAPYADSLDSETLKATLLQKSEEMRGNLEQSVKEMQAQMEPYTAEIKERVDQHLQDFQKTVTLLTEDLQTQIREKAQMVQQSLTPYAEDLKEKLDPYAQDLKAQLTSLYESFIKRN; this is translated from the exons ATGAAGGTTCTTGTGGTGCTTGCACTTGCTGTAGTtacag GTTGCCAGGCGAACCTATTCTACGCTGATGAGCCCAAGCCACAGCTGGAGCAGCTGACAGATGCTTTCTGGAGCTATGTGGCCAAGGCAACACAAACCGCAGAGGAAACCATCAAGATGATCAGGTCTTCTCAACTGGGAGAGGAAGTCAA TACTAGGCTGACCCAGAGTGCTGATATGGCCAGCGAATATGCCGTCACCCTCAAGAAACAGATGGATCCTCTGGCTGAAGAGCTGATGACCAAAATCACCAAGGAGGCTGAAGTGTTGAGGGAGCGTCTGGACCAGGACTTGATGAGTGCAAGAGACAAACTGGAGCCCTATGCTGACAACCTCAAGAGCCAGATCCAGCAGAGAGTGGAGGAGCTCAGGACGGCCATGGCTCCATATGCTGACTCCCTGGATTCTGAGACCCTGAAGGCCACTCTGCTCCAGAAGAGTGAGGAGATGAGAGGAAACCTGGAGCAGAGCGTGAAGGAGATGCAGGCTCAGATGGAGCCCTACACTGCTGAGATCAAGGAGAGGGTGGACCAGCATCTGCAGGACTTTCAGAAGACCGTGACCCTCCTGACTGAGGATCTCCAGACCCAGATCAGAGAGAAAGCCCAGATGGTCCAGCAGAGTCTCACACCCTATGCTGAAGACCTGAAAGAAAAGCTGGACCCCTACGCACAGGACCTGAAGGCCCAGCTCACCTCCTTGTATGAGTCCTTCATCAAGAGAAATTAG
- the LOC132103003 gene encoding LOW QUALITY PROTEIN: apolipoprotein A-I-like (The sequence of the model RefSeq protein was modified relative to this genomic sequence to represent the inferred CDS: deleted 1 base in 1 codon; substituted 1 base at 1 genomic stop codon) yields the protein MMWNSDSKARPTGLWVSTTAITSPHYIKTDVKEPPSHLFFDRTASIKTHXHRLKLNTMKVLVVLALAVVTGCQANLFYADEPKPQLEQLTDAFWSYVAKATQTAEETIKMIRSSQLGEEVNTRLTQSADMASEYAVTLKKQMDPLAEELMTKITKEAEVLRERLGQDLMSARDKLEPYADNLKSQIQQRVEELRTAMAPYADSLDSETLKATLLQKSEELRGNLEQSVKEMQAQMEPYTAEIKERVDQHLQDFQKTVTPLTEDLQTQIREKAQMVQQSLTPYTEDLKEKLDPYAQDLKAQLTSLYESFIKRN from the exons ATGATGTGGAATAGTGACAGCAAGGCACGACCCACTGGACTTTGGGTTTCCACTACAGCAATCACCTCCCCACACTATATAAAAACAGATGTGAAAGAGCCACCTTCACACTTGTTCTTC GACAGGACAGCGTCAATTAAAACACACTGACACAG ACTAAAACTAAACACCATGAAGGTTCTTGTTGTGCTTGCACTTGCTGTAgttacag GTTGCCAGGCGAACCTATTCTACGCTGATGAGCCCAAGCCACAGCTGGAGCAGCTGACAGATGCTTTCTGGAGCTATGTGGCCAAGGCAACACAAACCGCAGAGGAAACCATCAAGATGATCAGGTCTTCTCAACTGGGAGAGGAAGTCAA TACTAGGCTGACCCAGAGTGCTGATATGGCCAGCGAATATGCCGTCACCCTCAAAAAACAGATGGATCCTCTGGCTGAAGAGCTGATGACCAAAATCACCAAGGAGGCTGAAGTGTTGAGGGAGCGTCTGGGCCAGGACTTGATGAGTGCAAGAGACAAACTGGAGCCCTATGCTGACAACCTCAAGAGCCAGATCCAGCAGAGAGTGGAGGAGCTCAGGACGGCCATGGCTCCATATGCTGACTCCCTGGATTCTGAGACCCTGAAGGCCACTCTGCTCCAGAAGAGTGAGGAGCTGAGAGGAAACCTGGAGCAGAGCGTGAAGGAGATGCAGGCTCAGATGGAGCCCTACACTGCTGAGATCAAGGAGAGGGTGGACCAGCATCTGCAGGACTTTCAGAAGACCGTGACCCCCCTGACTGAGGATCTCCAGACCCAGATCAGAGAGAAAGCCCAGATGGTCCAGCAGAGTCTCACACCCTATACTGAAGACTTGAAGGAAAAGCTGGACCCTTACGCACAGGACCTGAAGGCCCAGCTCACCTCCCTGTATGAGTCCTTCATCAAGAGAAATTAG